The stretch of DNA TAAGGAGGATAAatgaattgtatttttttttcacaggaaGGAACGCGGATATTCTGGACACAACAAACCCCGACTGGGCACCTTGTATAAACCTTGGTcatgaaaacattaaaaatgttTCGCTGGCTGTTGCTCGAAATGATCGTTGTCAAAAGAGGAATGAAAAGAAGCGAAAATACACCGAGATGGCTGCTGCCAATAGCACTGAAGACAGCTGTGATGTTGCGAGTTCTCAAACAAGTGCTGATTCACCAGCGTCTGGAACTGGTAAATGTACATCAAACTTGATTATACCACAGctcctccctttttttttctgaccaaTATTTGAATCGTGTGTCTATGACGTGCTTACCATTGAtataaacatatatatatatatacatatagaGGGGTgtaatttcttcatttttcgTTTAGCTACaactcttcatttttttttcttttcagtgagTACAAGTATTTTTTCAGCAGCTTCAGCTTCCGCAAGTGACACCAATCTTGCTGATGTTAATGATTATGACCATGATGACAATAACAAATATTGTCAAACAGAAGAATTACTTACTGCTGAAGGATATTGCCAGACTGAACTTGATATGCCTCAGTTAGACAGAGAGAAAAAGTACATGCAGTATATTTGCGATGAGCTCAGTAATACCGAGGCACAACTTCTATCTGTTCAACTAACTGAGGAGGGCTTTAGAGATAATGATGACAAAACGAAATTTTACACAGGAATTCCCAAGTTTTGTCTTTTGATGCATGTTTTCAATCTGATTGCCCCTCACATTAAAAGAAACTGTCAAAATGCACTGTGTCAGTTTCAAGAGTTTCTTTTAGTTTTGATAAGATTAAAGTTTAATTCCCCATTACAAGATTTAGCTTTTCGTTTTAATATATCTGTGCCAACCGTGCATAGAATGTTTGATAGATGGACACATGTAATGAGTATTAGGCTTAAATTTCTAATTAACTGGCCAGAGAAGACGGACCTCCAAGCCACTATGCCAGTAGTTTTTCAACGTAATTTTGGCAAAAGAGTTGCTGTCATAATCGACTGTTTCGAGATCTTTATAGAAAGACCATCCAGTCTAATCGCAAGAGCAATGACATGGTCTAATTATAAACATCATAATACTGTAAAGTTTCTCATAGGCATAACACCACAAGGTGTTATATCATTTATATCAAAGGCATGGGGTGGCAGAGTAAGTGATAAATATCTCACAGAAAATTCTGGTTTGTTAAGGAAGTTTTTACCTGGAGACGTAGTGCTAGCTGACAGGGGATTTGATATAGCTGACAGTGTTGGTTTTCACCAAGCTTCTCTTCATATACCAGCTTTTACCAAAGGAAAGAAACAGCTGTCTGCAGAGGAAGTGGAGGAAACTCGGAAAATCGCAAACGTCCGCATACATGTTGAAAGAGTTATTGGTCTTGTGCGCAGGAAGTATACTATATTAGAGGGAATACTGCCCATTCAGTTAGTGACAGCTCGCAGAGGTGACAATTTAGCCCCAATAGACAAAATTGCTATAATATGTTGTGCCCTTACTAATTTATGCGAATCTATTGTTCCTTTTGGTTGAACCTTTCAGAGTACAGTAGGGACTGTTCTCAAGAAATATGAATACTATCTGCTAAAATACAATGGACAAAGTTGTGTTATACCCAGAAACAATGTATGAAAGTTAGCATAGTCTTAAACGGAACAGAAACATAGGTAAATAAAATGGTACAAACACGAAGAAAAGTGTTTGCTTTAAATTTGTTGCAAACTATTTTAGTAAACAGTTTCACTGAGTGCATGATGGACAGATCCATTCACCATCAGGTTCTGTTGTTAGCCCTACACATGACATATGAAACCATTGGATTTTACAGTCTGGTTTGTCACAACCAATTAGCTGACTTCCTTCAATGTGCTGCTGGCAATAACACCAGGGtccatcatcatcactgtctGATGCTGGTGATACTGTGGCATGAGGCAAAGGAGAAGACCGTGAAAACCATCTACCCAACAGTTCTGGGAGAACTCCTTTCTTGTAGAATAGAATTGCCCTTGTCATTGTTCTGTCCCAAAACTCAGTGTCAGGTAGTATTCTCTGAATAAAGATGTCTTTGTTGATCCAGACAACGAAATCACAATATTCTACACCAGTCACAAACAACTGACACTGCACTTGGTAGTAGTATGCATGACAGGTGTCCACAGACAAACTCATTTCTTCCTCATTGTACTTGAGACAGAAACTACTGTCATTCGCTTTTGCCGCACTAACAAGCATAGAATCTTTGTACTTATAAGGACACTTTATTTCACAGATACCTTTCCCACAGCACTCACAAAAAATAGACCATCAGGAGTGGCTCCTAAAAAAGGCCACTTTGCACTTATATGAAGTCCACAGTCTGCAACAGAAAAGTTAAGGTGATCCTCTGCAAGTGCAAATGCATAGTCTTCACGAGCTCTGCTTTCATTAGAGATACCCCATTTTGTTGCAGCGTTTGAAAATCTGTGCGAGTTTGGATAACATATCATCTCTATCAAGCTCTTTGATGGTTTGTCTGGGTCAGTTGTGCAAGCTGCTCTGAACTTTGATGCAGTCACACGGCCTGCCCTGTGCTCAAACCATACTTTACAGGTTGATTGGCCCCTTGTAACTCCCTCAACTGCTTCTGCTTCCTCGGCAGTAATATTAATCTCATCAAATACTTTCTCTGCCTTTTCTACGAGTTCCTGAAAGCTATAATTCAAGTGTTCTTCATTGTATATTACTGTTAAGGGCTTTGGCAGAGCTTCAGCTTCATTGGGCATAAAGGCAGCATTATAGGgagaaattaaagaaagaatAGCTGGTTTGATGCCACACCTTGAAATATTTCCGAAAAAATTGGCTCGCTCTTCAGCTGATGTCTCCGGGATATCCGCTCTGTTTACTTCTGGGGTTGCATATCCCTGTTCGCCCAAAGTACTGTATCGTTTTTTCGCTGAGGACAGGTCCATGTCACAAACAGGAATGTAGGGAATGTTCTTTACATAAGAAGGCAAAATCCATCTGTTTCTCTCCTGTGTACAAGTTACCGAGTTCCTTATTCTCACTCCAGCTTCAACGGCAAAAAGGAGAGCCTACATGCGAACAGCCTCACAAAGTCCTGCCATACAGTTACAGTGCGCCATGCATACGTTCCCGTCCTTTTGAGCAAGAAACCATGTCTTCAAGGGAGTTTCTCTACATCGTTGAGAGTGATTTACTCTTGCCGTAACGACAATTTTATCAGTTCCAGCCACCGATTTTGTCAAAATGGTATTAACCCACCCAGAGACGAAAAAATTGTAAGCTTCCATAGACTTATAAGCTTTCATTTGCTCCCCGGTTATCCACGAAGTCTGAAGCACCAAATAACTGACAATGTCAGGATATTCCACGCTTGGAAAAGACGCTAACTCATCGCTACAGTCGGACATTTTTAGCACATAAGGATCAAATCCACACGCTACAACCTTTTCTCGATACCTCGTTTTAGCAGGGCCGGTCAGATCAGCGTAATAATCGGAAAAAGTTACACTTGGGATAGCAGATGAGTCTgctgcagccattttgaaagtttGCCTGTCCACCAGCATGGCGGACGCTAATGACGTAAGAAAATTTTGTCACGTGgttgaaaacgatctattgagAAGGAAAACATGGATCATTATTATCAGCTGTGGACGAGGCCCTATGTAAAACCAGTGATAAACGTAAACATGGAACACGCTATATAATTCTACAAACAGACAACACCCTACATAActcttgtttcttttgtaaGCGTTACCTAACAAACATCATTCGACAGTTGACTGAaatggattaagttaatcaacgaaggttctttaaaaatttgtcaaaataaCAAACTGGGTCATCCGAAGAAGTTATAATGAATCTAAATTCCTAACGCTGCTTAGTTATAACTACTGAATTTCAGTGCTCTACTGTAACTCCACGGTTTACCACAGCTGGCCGTTTCTAGGACTGTTAATACAAAAGCCGTGTCACgttaagactgcttacaaacgccgtctgTAAGACTGCTTATAGATGCCGTCTTTAATACTGCTTACAAACTCCGTGTGTacgactgcttacaaacgccgtccataagactgcttacaaaggccgtgtgtaagactgcttacaaaggcCGTGTGCAAGACTGCTTACAAAGACCGTGTGTaacactgcttacaaacgccgtctgtaagactgcttacaaatgCCGTctttaagactgcttacaaacgctgTTTCTAAGACTGCTCACAAACCCCGTGTAAAAGGCTGCTTACAATCGCCGTTTGTAACACTGCTTTCAAACGCCGAGTGTAAGAGTGCTTTTAAACGCATTATGTTAGAGAATGCAGAGAATGGGTGTGTGTAAGAACGCCTCGTGCCATATTAAAACCTTACAAAATGTGCATGTAACGTGACACTCTTAAAAGCGCCTTATGTAACCTTACTCTTACAAATGCCATGTGTATCTGTGAAATCGAAGACGTCTTACAAACGcctagcctccttcgcagccgtttttaagcTCGGTTCGTCCGAGCCTGAAAatggctgcgaaggaggctaacAAACGCCTTGCGTAAGTTACATTTAAAACCTCCCTATCTATAGAACTCTTCAAAGCCACGCAGTGTGTAAGAGGTCAAAATCCTATTGTGGGTTTTACTTTGCCTAATCACTATACATACAACTGAGTTAACATTGCAGAAATATTGTTATACAGTAATAATTATCCCCTGTCACACCCCTCACGCAACACACAAAGACAAACGAGACAGAAAATCTGTTTGGGCATCTTTAATGAAAACCGAGAGACCCAAGGGGCCCGAGGAGACCCCCAAGGGTGGGAGGGAGGGTGAACGAACGACTCGAACGAAAAAACGAGCTAAACAAAACGATCATATTACACTGAAATTGACAAGCTGGCCAACGCGTGGAGTCCTGGGGCTAATTAAGTTATTTCCCTAGGAATATAACAATTATCCCCTGTCACACCCCTCACGCAACACACAAAGACAAACGAGACAGAAAATCTGTTTGGGCATCTTTAATGAAAACCGAGAGACCCAAGGGGCCCGAGGAGACCCCAAGCAGAGAGAAAGAGGCCCAAACAGATtcaaaggagaaaaaggagaGTGCGAGAGGGGTATGGCAAGGGAGATAAgtgataaaatattataaataccAAACTACGACTACAAGGTTTGAATGTGCTCAGCGATGATCTGCGTGAGCACGAGTCTGTCGGCTAAAGGCAGTGATAAATACAACATGTAAGCGTCAGATCGCCAGTCTCCTTGAAGCTTAATAAGCTCTGATGGGATACCGCACTGAAAAGCGAAGGTAGCGCCGCCTCGACGAAGACTATGACCAGAGAAATCCTTTGGATCTAAAGAGATAAGGGACGCTAAATGCTGGATACCGTCGTTGAGGGACTTCGCCGTAATGCAGGTGAGTTGGTTCGAGGTAGAAGCGAAAGTGAAGAGAGGACAAGCGTCAGGGGCAGGAACCATCCTCAGTAATAACTTGAGAGCGGTGGTTGGGCAGAGCGACGATCCGGGAATGAGGGGAACTGGAACGACAAGGGCTGTATCACCCGCTTGCCGAGTTATGGTTCTGGTGACTGTAAAACAGGCGCCGGAATCGTTGAAGTGGACGCTGCCTCTAGATAAGACGTGTTGTGGAGAGAAACTGTCGAACGCCTGAGGAACGAGATTGGCTGTGCGAAGAAAGGTGAAGAAACCAACCAGAAGGGCGCACCACAAGGCTAAATGGGCAGAGTCGCGCAGATTAAGGTGGGCatggaaatgaaacaaaatcgaCGGCGTAAGAGGAGCTGTGCGGTGGGGAATGTGAATCATGGACTTCTCCAGACCTTTTTGCGTCAGTTTGACATGAATGTCGTCAAAGGCTGAAGCATCCAAGTGACAGAAGACGTGAAGACGCCGCAGGGCGCTGAGATAATTGTTGATGGTGTGGTGAGATTTGACGGAGAAACTGACTGGAGTGATGAACGCGGCAATAAAATGAAGAGGTGATTACCGCTGGCAGTCAAAACGAAACAAATCAAAAGAGCAACTATATTCCGTTAAGGTGTTGTAATGAAGATGAGCTGCCTCGTAGAAAAGGTGTTGATAATGTGGATCATTGTCCCAGCGAGAGAGAGAATCAGCAATGGTATTCTGGTGACCCGGGATATAAAGGGCACGAAGCTCAAAATCAAAACGGGAAGCATAAAACCAAAGTTCGCGTAAACAGGATTGAACAAAAGGGACACGTGAGCGACCGGTGTTGATGGCAAGTTCAGTGTTTTGATTGTCAGTTCGTACTAAAATACGCTGGCCACGCAGTTCTTCGGACCACAGTTTGAGACTAACGATGACAGCTAACATTTCGAGCGACGCGATGGACAGCAAGGTGGTGTCGATGAAAGGTGGATAAGAGGAGTGGAAGAAACGACCGTCGAAAAAAACCCCAATGCCGGAAATGCAGGCGTCGGTGCAGAAACGAACAGTCGTGTCAATCCAAGGAGAGGAACGTAAAAGAGAGACTCCATTGTAAACGGCTAGAAACTCGTTCCACCAGCGCAGATCGGCTAGCAGGGCGGAACTGGGCGTGAACCGGGAAGATTTGTGGGGTAGGCGACGGAGGTCAGAAAGCATTCGCTGCATGAAAATTTTTCCGGGGCTGATACAGGCGCAGATATAGGAAAGTTTGCCAATGAGTGACTGTAAATCAGATTTTGTGGTGCGTGGGGAACTGAGCCAAAGACGAATGAGGGCGGAGGCACGTGACAGCTTGTCTTCAGGAACTTCCAGAGTCATAGTAACAGTATCGTAAATGAGGCCGAGGAAAACCATTCTAGTTGAAGGAGGGCAATCTTTTCCCGGGGAGGATTCCAGACCCAAGCGGTTGAAAAGGGTTTCAAGTTCCTGGAAGGCTTGAAGAGCGTCGTCGTGCGAGGACTCTACGCCACCGAAGTCATCGATGTAATTCACGCACTGGTGATGATAAACGGAATAGACAATGCGCGCAATCGCGTTGGTAGTACGTTGGCAAGCGAGGGTGGCTGAACGAAGGCCGAAGGGAAGAACCAGATCAAAGTATAGAAGGTCATTCCAGTGGTAACCGAGTAAATTGTAATCCCTAGGATCAACAGGGATTTGACGATATGCGCGCTTCAAATCCTTCTTAAAGAGGAAACATCCTGCGCCCTTGGCGATGATGAGATCGACAAAGTCGGCGGAGCGAGGAAGAGAAAGATGAAAAGGTTCGTCCAGAAAAGAGTCTTTGGGGATACCGTCATTAACGGAGGCACCGGGTGGAAAGCTCAAATCCAAAACGACGCGACGCTTACAGTCATCTTTGGGGACAGTTTGCAGCGGTGAGGTTTGGAGCGGCGACGGGAAAGGGTTCTGGAGAAATGGTCCAGCGGTGGCCCCATGAGAAATTTCGGCTGCGATGAAGGAGTTAATAGCATCTGGGAAACGGATTGCGGAGGAGTGGTTAGACTTGGAAGGTGTAGGAACGGAACTGGAGCGGTAGTTGATTGGCCAACCAAATGCGAGAAAAAGGGCCACTACAGAATCGGAGTACTTGTCGAGAGCGGATTTCCACGAAGGAATATTCAATTTCGAAGGAACGGGAACACGAGCTCCGAAGGCGTTGGGGTAGGACGACTTGGAGCAAAGGATATGGCGAACAACGGCGGCATACGAACGGGAACTGGAGAGCGAAGGCTGACCAGACGGCAAAACGGAAACGGGCGAGACTTCGGACGAAGGTAACGGAGCAAAAGGTGAGGTCGAAGATAAGGGAGAGTGTTCGGGAGAGTTAGGAGAGATGACTAGTCAATCAGACGTGGGTGGTGTGGGACGGTTTGAAGAAGGCGGTGGTCGAGTAGGACAAGATGCAATAGTATGATCAGAGAGTTTGCAGTAAGAGCAGATGTGTTCCACACCCGGCTGGTGACTGGTGTGACAAGTGCCAGTGCGATTCCATTCGCGGCAATATAACCGTGAGCGGTTGCTGGGACCTGGGACTATGGCATTATTTGCTGACGGTGTTGTGTTGGGAAGTCGCTGAGATTCTGTGATGTTGAATCGCTCTATCTCGCTGAAGTCATCGCCCCAGTTGGCGAGGCCGGCCTCGATACGATCTAACACGGCGGCGTGAAAGGAAAGAACAGCGGGCCAATTATACTTTGAAGCGAGTCGCATTAAGGACATCAGATGTCGCGTCATGACGGCTTGTTTCTCAGGTGGTTCGGAATTAACAATGTCTAAATAACCGTAAACAAATTCAGAAGTTGTAAGATCTTTAAACTTTTTCCTGGCAAGACCAAATGGGACATGCAAATGAGGCCATTCTTGCGGATTAGTGATACGTGTGTTGTGGTCAAGTTGACCTTGGGACTTACCGGCATTGTGTCCGGAACGAACGGTGTCGAGCGAAGGAATCGCTGCCGGTTTAACACTGCTAGGAGACGATAGCGATCGGGCCTTGGCTTGAGCTTCCAGTTCCAAGACTTGGATTTCCAGACGCTGTTTCTCTATTTGAAGTTTGAGTAGCTCCAAATCCTGGGAATTTCCCGGCATGGAGACCGGCGAGCCACGTGGTAGAGTGAGGTCGTCTTGAGGCGAATTTTTTGCACTTGGAGCGCTGTGAGGCGGCTGACTCAGTGAAGGGAGTTCGTAAACAAAACCAGTCGGTAAGGTAGGTGCCTTGACCTTGCGTTTACCGGCGGCAGAAGCCATGCAGAAAAGGTAAGAAAAGGAGACACGTTGAACGAACGACTCGAACGAAAAAACGAGCTAAACAAAACGATCATATTACACTGAAATTGACAAGCTGGCCAACGCGTGGAGTCCTGGGGCTAATTAAGTTATTCCCATAGGAATATTAACCATGCATGACACGAATTTCAATGAAGTGTTGTATAAAACcgaaaacgaaagcaattattccgagaaattgaaaaaccaatacagttcattttgggttGACGTATCTTCCCATCTCCCAAAAAATGATATCAACGTTTGTCATgccaaaaatgtgaaacaatccGATTTTGTATAACTATCACAGAGGACTCAAAATGGGTCAAAAAAACCCGAATCATTGTTCTCTTTTATACTCGAGAAGCACTATCCGTCTAaacgaacttgggcaagacCTCCTCAGTAACATGACCTTCGATAGATCTATTCTAACTAACGAACGACTAAGATAATTAGAGATTCGAAAACTGGAAGAGATGAAATAAGATAAAAGGCCAATAAACAACTGCGTTATacattattagtataaatacacaggtgattatacaaaatcgcgcgctctcatcggctggctatctcggattatccgccgataatcacctcgacggacaaaatggctgccagtagtcattttgccactgtaagtgaagatgatttcgcgttgaaatgttttttttttctcttttttgaaataatcccctatgtatttatactaaaacaattattcgcctcaggctcagtgattatcggtgaatattcacctcgacttcgtcttggttaatattcaccgataatcacttcgccttcggcgaataattgttaactattatatcgcttgtgtttgtagccgatgtAACGcccgctctgattggctaattgtgactgaattgtagggcattattctcccgtaatgcccacgggccgattaacaaagcaaaaggttattaaaaagccatataataaacaacttagtaacctcacttgctcgggaccgtttggccgtttttgtacggacctcgctgctttcggtccgtactgccacgacctcgggccaatattccccagtacgaccctcgcgctcggttagtaagaagttaataattcTTACAAATAATACCTTGAAGTCTTTTCTTAAAAGCATACGTATAGGCaaagggaggagggggggggggggggagggggtgggggaagcTGGCAGAAACAAGATCGTAATTAGGAGAATTGTAAAACTTATGACCTTGATAAAAAGCGCGGAGAATTATTTAATATTAGTTCTGCAGTAAAGTAATTGGAAGGAAGGACTTACATTTTCTTGTATAATAggaatgtatttgaatttttcaataaaacaattttgtttgcttaCAGTGAACGGGAAGGGTCGAGATTTTATATAGGAGTACATAAATTTGCCCAATTGCAAGGTGTTTATGTTTATGTTcaatatgcactcagatgaactgaggaaacttgtttggagcctaaattaaaccTCGAGAAAaaatagggtcaggttagggttagttttggttattatacatccTTGTCAATTCTGACTTATCAGTATAAAAaggtaaataatgaaaagaactgtgttgagtTCATCATGTTTGTCGCTAAAGTGTAGCGATGAAGACACAGGACGATAGATCTCGAGTCACAGGTAAGTGCATACTGTACAGTTCTTTATTCCCAAATTATTTTGCAATGTTAAGACTGAATGGCTAAATGTATGAAAAACCGATAACCGATTAGAAAGCTGCCTCGAAGTTGCGGCAGCACTGAAAGGACTTTAGTTTTATGATATGCGTGGACAGGTATCGCCATGGCTATGACTTTCTTTACATCGGAGGCCATCTTGAAAGTCGCCTGTAGATAGTCACTATGAACAATGTATTTAAGTTCTAGCTTTGTAAGTACTTTCTGTCGTGTACCTCAAGGATGCTCCTTGGAACAATTCCCTTTGATTCACTCATTTCTTCTTTCCTAACCTATGACCGTGACACACTTGCCTGGGGTAGTAGATATTTCAACACACTTCATTCCTTCGGTTGCTAAATGTTAAATTTTTCACTCAAGTAACGGAAATTTACAAATAGAATACCAGAAGTGCAGCAGATAAGTAAAAAACTACGGTTATTAAACATTCCTAtttaaaataacataaaatcATGTTTCTTGAAGAAATTTTAAGTGTTTAAAACGATCTTCGAActaaatactaaaatttgaacaattttcttattcaattaatttttctcatGATTTATTTAATGCAGCAAGGATCAAATTGACTACCTAGGTTAGTCGCAGATAGGCTCTTTGTTCTTGACGTGTGGGTCTCTCTAATTGCAACGGGGCTTTGCTTTGGCACCCTTTCCCTTTTGGGCCGTAGAGTTATTTTTAAGGCGGCCAGCACCTATTGtatcttttcgtttttcttttcattgcttaAATATGCTACGGATTCAAAGTTACTTTTGTGGGATGAATCTCAAGCCATTGCGGTGACAAAGTCCAACACGTACACGGACCCATTAATTTAATGGGTGTCAGTGAAGAGGTCACTACGGTGTGTGAACAATCATGATATCGACTTCCAACATAAAACGgttggaagaaaggaaaacaaatcctgTTTCGTATTTTCCAACAATTCTCGATAATAGTTGTCCCTTTTATTCAACGAAGactatagcctgcgagcaggctctcggTGATTCGAGGTGCATGAAGGGCCTTTGTTGTCAGCTGCGGTTTCACAGTTAGTGGCCACGTCATCCTAATCTAATAACACAACGATTGTTCTTTCACAAATACagatttttaaagactaaaaacaGTGAGGATAAAAGTTGTTCCACCAAAAGAGCAGACAGAAAAgtataaaacagaaaaaaaaatagagcttatctgctgaatactccgccacttatttgcataataataacatctattgtattctggctcgttctgaaagtcgcttatagtaatgaagtcggaacgaagattcaagtttttcatcaaatagagtcatgttttaaaactgaatttgttttttctattcttgTACAGAAGACAGGAAAGGTGATtcattcatttcctttaattggATAAAGAATTGGACTgagaattgtttgttggaatttttttcatgaccACTAAACAAAAAGCGTGCAATAAACCATATAACTAtcctttactaaaaacctacctatctcctttgctccgggattttcaatgagtgctttgtttttgaaggaatgaactacgcggtattaatagcgcttgtcgacttcgtcccaatagtctttaaatcatgatgtgggcggaacattcttttactttgacagatcacgtgttTTTGCGTTAAGGGCTTTTGTACTGCTATACCCTCGCGATCATTCTCGACGAATTTAAAGTACGTTTTATCAAcgatttactgtacatgtatgaatgTACAGTAGATTTTTTCGATCGGGTTTTGGCACCCTATACCTCCTAGATAAATAGGAAGAGGTGGTCACTGACTGTGAAACCGCATCTGACAACACCTTTTCGCCTTTGTTTAGCCTGCGCATCTGAACAGTCGAGCATGCTCTTCATGTACTTCGAACCACTGGGAGCGTAGGCTAGTCTTCGTAaaataaaactgtcaacaaccGTTTatcaattgttgcaaaaaaaagaaacacgttttttttcctttcctccacTCTTTGTACATTGGAAATCGATCAGGTTGTTCACAAAACCCAGTCACCTCTTTACTGACACCCATTCAATTAATTGAATTAAGGGTGGACCATTCCTGCACTTTGAGAGATCACGAAATAGTGGCATAgcttctttttaaaagaactccagcaacagagagggcaaagaaaggtaatacagtCTTGTCAAACTTTTACTGCGAAACTCGGAGATAGTACACACTGGTATGATTACTTATAGTATcctattgtgggttttaattTACTTAATCACTAAGGCCACGTTATCCTaatctaattaaaaaaaaacgattgctctttcacaaatatagatttttaaaggctaaaaacagtgaggataatttgttccaccaaaagagcagacagaaaagtataaaatagaaaaaaaatagagcttatctgctgaatactccgccacttatttgcataattgcCAACGAccaagccgagcgaagacgcgcggcttgcgaggcggccagctcAATGCCGTGCGAAGTGTTGCAGCaagcagaaaaattctcgatcgtgctgagaaaagtgtaatgtaaggctacgtAGTGTAATGTAAGATTCCCTGTAGATTTAGTGGGGACCAATGAAaacgcgtgttttgatgtgtgacgTCAATAGCCAAACTTCCATGACGCGCGCCACTAATGATGATCTTGTATTCCGAGCTgagtgaaaacaattttttcccatttccctgaccattggttgtgtacacttgctttgagtgttcttcaatgtttatttt from Montipora capricornis isolate CH-2021 chromosome 9, ASM3666992v2, whole genome shotgun sequence encodes:
- the LOC138016632 gene encoding uncharacterized protein isoform X1, whose amino-acid sequence is MGYICAVKNCGHNSARDKGKFKFFRFPAIIKNKGVETRKLSEARRRRWFANIYRKKFDDKSAENSRVCSNHFISGRNADILDTTNPDWAPCINLGHENIKNVSLAVARNDRCQKRNEKKRKYTEMAAANSTEDSCDVASSQTSADSPASGTVSTSIFSAASASASDTNLADVNDYDHDDNNKYCQTEELLTAEGYCQTELDMPQLDREKKYMQYICDELSNTEAQLLSVQLTEEGFRDNDDKTKFYTGIPKFCLLMHVFNLIAPHIKRNCQNALCQFQEFLLVLIRLKFNSPLQDLAFRFNISVPTVHRMFDRWTHVMSIRLKFLINWPEKTDLQATMPVVFQRNFGKRVAVIIDCFEIFIERPSSLIARAMTWSNYKHHNTVKFLIGITPQGVISFISKAWGGRVSDKYLTENSGLLRKFLPGDVVLADRGFDIADSVGFHQASLHIPAFTKGKKQLSAEEVEETRKIANVRIHVERVIGLVRRKYTILEGILPIQLVTARRGDNLAPIDKIAIICCALTNLCESIVPFG
- the LOC138016632 gene encoding uncharacterized protein isoform X2, which codes for MDVFLPLLSQFGRQFGEWIKANFYHVLKFEHRSTIREVGTKDSHQGRNADILDTTNPDWAPCINLGHENIKNVSLAVARNDRCQKRNEKKRKYTEMAAANSTEDSCDVASSQTSADSPASGTVSTSIFSAASASASDTNLADVNDYDHDDNNKYCQTEELLTAEGYCQTELDMPQLDREKKYMQYICDELSNTEAQLLSVQLTEEGFRDNDDKTKFYTGIPKFCLLMHVFNLIAPHIKRNCQNALCQFQEFLLVLIRLKFNSPLQDLAFRFNISVPTVHRMFDRWTHVMSIRLKFLINWPEKTDLQATMPVVFQRNFGKRVAVIIDCFEIFIERPSSLIARAMTWSNYKHHNTVKFLIGITPQGVISFISKAWGGRVSDKYLTENSGLLRKFLPGDVVLADRGFDIADSVGFHQASLHIPAFTKGKKQLSAEEVEETRKIANVRIHVERVIGLVRRKYTILEGILPIQLVTARRGDNLAPIDKIAIICCALTNLCESIVPFG